A genomic region of Conger conger chromosome 6, fConCon1.1, whole genome shotgun sequence contains the following coding sequences:
- the fgf4 gene encoding fibroblast growth factor 4: MTGQSAFLPILVLGLVCSLVRCAPFSGRQNTTLERHWETLFSRSLARIPGERREISRDSDYLMGIKRLRRLYCNVGIGFHIQVLADGKITGVHNENRNSLLEISPVERGVVTLFGIRSGLFVAMNSKGKLYGSRHFNNECKFKEKLLANNYNAYESATYPAMYIGLSKTGRTKRGNRVSPATTVTHFLPRI, translated from the exons ATGACTGGTCAATCGGCCTTCTTACCAATATTAGTCTTGGGACTGGTGTGTAGTTTGGTGCGCTGTGCTCCCTTCTCTGGTAGACAGAACACCACATTAGAGCGACACTGGGAGACTCTATTCTCTCGCTCCTTGGCACGGATCCccggggaaaggagagagatcAGTCGGGACAGTGACTATCTTATGGGCATCAAAAGACTACGGCGCCTTTATTGCAATGTAGGCATTGGTTTTCATATTCAAGTCTTGGCCGACGGGAAGATAACCGGAGTACATAACGAAAATCGAAACA GTCTTCTTGAAATATCTCCGGTGGAAAGAGGTGTTGTGACACTGTTTGGCATTCGGAGCGGCCTATTCGTGGCCATGAACAGCAAGGGGAAGCTGTACGGATCT CGGCATTTCAACAACGAGTGCAAGTTTAAAGAAAAGCTCCTGGCTAACAACTACAACGCCTACGAATCGGCGACCTACCCAGCGATGTACATAGGTCTGAGCAAAACTGGCAGGACAAAAAGAGGAAACCGTGTCTCCCCGGCAacaacagtgacacatttcttaCCACGGATCTGA
- the ccnd1 gene encoding G1/S-specific cyclin-D1 has protein sequence MEHQLLCCEVEIRRAYQDANLLTDRVLQTMLKAEDTYLPSANYFKCVQKEIVPYMRKIVATWMLEVCEEQKCEEEVFPLAMNYLDRFLSVEPTKKTRLQLLGATCMFLASKMKETIPLTAEKLCIYTDNSIRPGELLQMELLALNKLKWDLASVTPHDFIEHFLSKLPLHQDTKQILRKHAQTFVALCATDVKFIASPPSMIAAGSVAAAFEGLRLKSTDNALSSRNLTEFLARIIKSDPDCLRACQEQIESLLETSLRQAQQHSVSSETKTVEEEADLSCTPTDVRDVNI, from the exons ATGGAACACCAGCTGCTGTGCTGTGAAGTGGAGATCAGAAGAGCTTACCAAGACGCTAACCTACTCACTGACAGAGTGCTACAGACAATGCTAAAAGCAGAAGACACTTACCTCCCCTCTGCAAATTACTTCAAATGTGTCCAGAAAGAAATTGTGCCTTACATGAGGAAAATTGTTGCCACATGGATGCTggag GTATGCGAGGAGCAGAAATGCGAAGAGGAGGTCTTTCCTTTGGCTATGAATTATTTGGACAGATTTTTGTCTGTGGAACCCACAAAGAAAACCAGACTACAGTTACTGGGAGCAACGTGTATGTTTTTGGCCTCCAAAATGAAGGAAACGATCCCGCTAACGGCGGAGAAACTGTGCATATACACCGACAATTCCATCCGACCCGGCGAACTATTG CAAATGGAACTACTAGcattgaataaactgaaatgGGATCTAGCCTCTGTAACTCCCCACGATTTCATTGAACATTTCCTCTCCAAACTGCCCCTCCACCAGGACACCAAGCAAATCCTACGCAAGCACGCCCAGACATTCGTGGCTCTATGTGCAACAG ATGTCAAATTCATCGCCAGCCCCCCTTCCATGATCGCTGCCGGCAGCGTGGCGGCTGCCTTCGAGGGCCTCCGACTGAAAAGCACGGACAACGCGCTGTCGTCCAGGAACCTCACGGAGTTCCTGGCCCGGATCATCAAGAGCGACCCG gATTGTCTTCGGGCATGTCAAGAGCAGATCGAGTCCTTACTGGAGACCAGCCTCAGGCAGGCCCAGCAGCACAGCGTCTCCTCGGAAACTAAGACGGTGGAAGAGGAGGCCGACCTCTCCTGTACTCCCACAGACGTGAGGGACGTGAATATTTGA